The Drosophila teissieri strain GT53w chromosome X, Prin_Dtei_1.1, whole genome shotgun sequence genome has a segment encoding these proteins:
- the LOC122623177 gene encoding myosin regulatory light chain sqh, with the protein MSSRKTAGRRATTKKRAQRATSNVFAMFDQAQIAEFKEAFNMIDQNRDGFVEKEDLHDMLASLGKNPTDDYLDGMMNEAPGPINFTMFLTLFGERLQGTDPEDVIKNAFGCFDEENMGVLPEDRLRELLTTMGDRFTDEDVDEMYREAPIKNGLFDYLEFTRILKHGAKDKDEQ; encoded by the exons ATGTCATCCCGCAAGACCGCCGGACGTCGCGCCACCACCAAGAAGCGCGCCCAACGCGCCACCTCCAATGTGTTCGCCATGTTCGATCAGGCGCAGATCGCCGAGTTCAAGGAGGCCTTCAACATGATCGACCAGAACCGAGATGGCTTCGTCGAGAAGGAGGATCTGCACGACATGCTGGCCTCGCTGGGCAAGAACCCAACGGACGACTATCTCGATGGCATGATGAACGAGGCGCCCGGCCCTATCAACTTCACCATGTTCCTCACGCTCTTCGGCGAGCGGCTGCAGGGCACCGATCCCGAGGATGTGATCAAGAACGCCTTCGGCTGCTTCGACGAGGAGAACATGGGCGTCCTGCCCGAGGATCGTCTGAGGGAGCTGCTCACCACCATGGGTGATCGGTTCACAGACGAGGAT GTGGACGAGATGTATCGGGAGGCGCCTATCAAGAACGGTCTGTTCGACTACCTCGAGTTCACGCGCATCCTTAAGCACGGTGCCAAGGACAAGGATGAGCAGTAA
- the LOC122623175 gene encoding UDP-xylose and UDP-N-acetylglucosamine transporter — protein MALNLKALLGMLFVFIGCCSNVVFLELIIQIDPGAGNLITFAQFLFIALEGLVFTSKFFTVRPKIALKDYVILVALFFGANVCNNYAFNFNIPMPLHMIFRSGSLMANMIMGIVLLKKRYNLRQYSSVAMITAGIILCTLVSSGDVKDNTHHSLKVDTSYSDFFWWSVGIGLLTIALLVTAYMGIYQEVIYKKYGKHPSEALFFTHMLPLPGFLIMAGNIVQHFGIAWSSEPVAVPLLGAIGLEWKFPLMLFYLLCNVVTQYVCISAVYVLTTECASLTVTLVVTLRKFVSLLFSIIYFRNPFTVNHWVGTILVFFGTILFANVINQVRDAYRARLTRKSHFDTAPLAKKVE, from the coding sequence ATGGCTCTGAATCTGAAGGCCCTGTTGGGCATGCTGTTCGTGTTCATCGGATGCTGCAGCAACGTGGTCTTCCTGGAGCTGATCATTCAGATCGATCCGGGAGCCGGAAACCTGATCACCTTCGCCCAGTTCCTGTTCATCGCACTGGAGGGCCTGGTCTTCACCTCCAAGTTCTTTACGGTGCGACCGAAGATTGCGCTGAAGGACTACGTCATCCTGGTGGCCCTGTTCTTTGGGGCGAACGTGTGCAATAACTACGCGTTTAACTTCAACATACCCATGCCGCTGCACATGATCTTCCGCAGCGGTTCACTGATGGCCAACATGATCATGGGCATTGTGCTACTGAAGAAGCGCTATAATCTGCGACAGTACAGCTCCGTGGCCATGATCACGGCGGGCATTATCCTATGCACCCTTGTTTCCAGCGGCGATGTCAAGGATAATACCCATCACAGCCTCAAGGTGGATACCTCCTATTCCGACTTCTTCTGGTGGTCGGTGGGCATTGGTTTGCTGACCATCGCCCTGCTGGTCACCGCCTACATGGGCATCTACCAGGAGGTGATCTACAAGAAGTACGGCAAGCATCCCAGCGAGGCGTTATTCTTTACGCACATGCTGCCCCTGCCCGGTTTTCTGATCATGGCCGGCAATATAGTCCAACACTTTGGCATCGCATGGTCATCGGAGCCAGTGGCCGTGCCACTGCTGGGAGCCATTGGCCTGGAGTGGAAATTCCCGCTGATGCTGTTCTACCTGCTGTGCAACGTGGTCACCCAGTACGTGTGCATCAGTGCCGTCTACGTCCTGACCACCGAATGTGCCTCGCTAACCGTCACGCTGGTGGTCACCCTGCGCAAGTTCGTTTCGCTGCTGTTCTCCATCATCTATTTCCGGAACCCCTTCACCGTGAACCATTGGGTTGGCACCATCCTGGTCTTCTTCGGCACAATACTCTTCGCCAATGTGATCAACCAGGTGAGGGACGCGTATCGGGCCAGGTTGACACGGAAGAGCCATTTCGACACCGCTCCGCTGGCCAAGAAGGTGGAGTAA
- the LOC122623492 gene encoding transmembrane protein 132E isoform X2, with protein MNKMMRYCLIIALQLSLAYSVEVHFEAPDSGFFLKHARQPPVTPEIANVQTSSAVPPLRQRSTYDSVLSLDRFTVVETTQPVSIRASYGPFSTKQTVPARYIVPDTMDSQSGDYMNNATLLELQQPNMHLDISAHLVRSSVSQDAPVLRVLFHAGADPGGHLQRQKVCVLLHVAMGSEQPLKGRCMPEGEDGVCVAEVVVPLGWWPQLPAPTQDGSSQAPPKVPQRYAQVSYSVFEPPLRNPEQCEPKVQIQPLTTFAQVPLLAARTPYRMLRADDAVTFLLPQHPLYPLSRLHVPVFLHQYPDQRVAAFTVRARVKAGLKILGATASTDQWSVSVEKENPKHTTARVTAFRKEAESSVESGGNLTSEVFEVFSWLLEVAEDTNDIVDGGKIVWSVTHVYDTPKDKDSGELVIPDDNKKRLIAKLEINKDDIQAVLPMAKIWEVMNTAVLTGRQVAQAMKVFIVSQAGKGADVTLQSSCHAEDESVIKVSSSCSSVYVDGSEQRGSSNASVIVKYGTYVGVAKFIVWMPEFPLEVYISDFRLSQIKGWKVTDDNHYLHNKQSRRRKKRSYVWGQHGTNYYNNLGADKTICRARYQQSPVEVYAKFLAVDQNSGRTSYFISRRTGLRVTDLVQPLLRVADPKIASLKGRILQGKSMGRTDVQVLSPITGRVIGTKEIRVGSDKVNLSKLIVRVISGLQLTISPDNTIENGYLAETSVTHKLTAQYQEGLLDIDLEFTDGSKTPLRDIAVEDYFLLVESLDTEVVAFAPMLASHHPRVIAVGEGNGNLLRVTLLLSEECRQRRGTLSSSKQNKSNAAPLASALASIEVDFNNVDIVSKQEAIQNDGTVGRERKNYRQTGDLADIIVGIPLRDSSQLYEPTVQARQHRGSIQAVHKGHHGKGIAGTGTMTTMELGMYVLLTAFCFAIIVFVISCVVYASKFRPAMIESGLDPLSSGKSNGSGGSGGFRDVRLKESTTNAHDWVWLGRSTIDRQSIVAETNTHLNPRDSRMRITSNPIVNYDNGRRVSSFDQQPKLQTHIVPASNLNKQHADHYLANERKDNALDYKPPVPPHRNVGARACLPVQPVPGTGSVKDAAPNKRYSQLYRREHLQNSDSNANQQPAQQPNQQPPTERPHPLANAHPHPHPHQHQRSHSHSHNFSQEPLIKAAHNKIKQQQQQQQQQQHEELHNAEKLVEYTNPHQKNAFQFDSLTPKRVTKAAASSPATPSTSSTSAVQGKAKENHSMASSTGDAANSNGTDEIIRLPASAVSQEPTTKSSRVKRATVVGNPMFSATVDESATPGERLGLDDLDMDYEQIMHYFDNLKESNA; from the exons ATGAACAAGATGATGAGATACTGCCTCATAATTGCTTTGCAGCTGTCGTTGGCAT ACTCCGTGGAGGTGCACTTCGAGGCGCCGGACAGTGGCTTCTTTCTGAAGCACGCCCGTCAACCACCTGTGACGCCGGAGATCGCCAACGTGCAAACATCCTCGGCAGTGCCGCCGCTACGGCAACGATCCACATACGATTCCGTGTTATCCCTGGACAGATTCACTGTGGTGGAGACCACGCAGCCGGTGTCCATTCGCGCTAGCTATGGACCCTTTTCCACGAAACAAACGGTGCCAGCCCGCTACATTGTGCCGGACACAATGGACAGCCAGTCGGGCGATTATATGAAC AATGCCACTCTACTGGAACTCCAGCAGCCCAACATGCACCTGGACATTTCCGCTCATTTAGTGCGCTCCAGTGTATCGCAGGATGCTCCCGTGCTTCGGGTACTATTCCATGCCGGAGCCGATCCGGGTGGTCACTTGCAGCGTCAGAAGGTCTGTGTACTCCTGCACGTAGCCATGGGTTCGGAGCAGCCGCTCAAGGGACGCTGCATGCCGGAGGGCGAGGACGGTGTCTGCGTAGCCGAAGTGGTTGTGCCCCTGGGCTGGTGGCCCCAGCTGCCCGCGCCCACACAGGATGGCAGCAGCCAGGCGCCACCCAAGGTGCCGCAGCGGTATGCCCAGGTCTCGTACAGTGTCTTTGAACCACCATTGCGGAATCCCGAGCAATGCGAGCCCAAGGTGCAGATCCAACCGCTGACCACATTCGCCCAGGTGCCTTTGTTGGCCGCCAGGACTCCCTATCGTATGTTGCGCGCCGATGATGCCGTCACATTTCTGCTGCCCCAACATCCACTGTATCCACTGTCACGTCTCCATGTGCCCGTCTTTCTCCACCAATATCCCGATCAGCGGGTGGCCGCCTTCACAGTGAGAGCTCGTGTCAAGGCGGGCTTGAAGATTTTGGGCGCCACTGCCTCCACAGACCAGTGGAGCGTCTCCGTTGAGAAGGAAAATCCCAAGCACACCACCGCCCGGGTGACCGCATTCCGCAAAGAGGCCGAATCCAGTGTGGAAAGCGGAGGTAATCTCACCAGCGAGGTGTTTGAGGTATTCTCATGGCTGCTCGAGGTGGCCGAGGACACCAATGATATTGTGGATGGTGGCAAGATTGTTTGGTCCGTGACCCATGTCTATGACACGCCAAAGGACAAGGATTCCGGCGAACTGGTTATACCCGATGACAACAAGAAGCGACTAATTGCCAAGCTGGAGATCAATAAGGATGACATTCAAGCGGTGCTGCCGATGGCCAAGATCTGGGAGGTGATGAACACGGCAGTGCTAACCGGCAGGCAGGTGGCTCAGGCCATGAAGGTGTTTATCGTTTCGCAGGCGGGCAAGGGGGCCGATGTGACGCTACAGAGCTCTTGTCATGCCGAAGACGAAAGTGTGATCAAG GTTTCCTCGTCCTGCAGTTCTGTTTATGTGGATGGCTCCGAGCAGCGAGGGTCTTCCAATGCCTCGGTCATAGTCAAGTATGGTACctatgtgggcgtggccaagttCATCGTTTGGATGCCCGAGTTCCCGCTGGAGGTTTACATATCCGATTTTCGTCTCTCCCAAATCAAGGGATGGAAAGTAACCGATGACAATCACTATCT ACACAACAAGCAGTCGCGCCGGAGAAAGAAGAGATCCTACGTTTGGGGTCAGCACGGAACCAACTACTATAACAATCTGGGAGCAGACAAGACGATTTGTCGAGCTCGCTATCAGCAAAGTCCCGTGGAGGTGTACGCCAAATTCCTGGCCGTGGATCAG AACTCTGGACGCACCAGCTACTTTATCTCACGGCGTACAGGCCTAAGAGTCACGGATCTGGTGCAGCCGCTGCTTCGTGTGGCCGATCCCAAGATCGCATCTCTGAAGGGTCGAATTCTGCAGGGCAAGTCCATGGGACGCACCGATGTGCAGGTCCTGTCGCCTATAACGGGTCGAGTAATTGGCACCAAGGAAATCCGTGTGGGCAGCGACAAGGTCAACCTTTCAAAGCTCATTGTGCGCGTCATTTCGGGCCTGCAGCTCACCATCAGCCCGGACAACACGATTGAGAACGGCTACCTGGCGGAGACTTCCGTTACCCACAAGCTGACTGCTCAGTATCAGGAGGGACTGCTTGACATCGATCTTGAGTTTACCGATGGCTCCAAAACTCCTTTGCG AGATATTGCCGTGGAGGACTACTTCCTGCTGGTGGAGAGCTTGGACACAGAGGTGGTGGCATTTGCTCCGATGCTGGCTTCCCACCATCCGCGTGTCATAGCCGTCGGCGAGGGCAATGGTAACCTGCTGCGCGTGACCCTTTTACTTTCCGAGGAGTGCCGCCAGCGACGCGGCACGTTGAGCAGCTCCAAGCAGAACAAATCGAATGCAGCACCACTGGCCAGTGCGTTGGCATCCATTGAAGTGGATTTCAACAATGTGGACATCGTGAGCAAGCAGGAGGCTATCCAAAATGATGGCACTGTGGGCAGGGAAAGAAAGAACTATAGGCAAACAGGCGATCTGGCCGATATCATTG TGGGCATCCCCTTGCGCGACTCCAGCCAGCTGTACGAGCCAACTGTCCAGGCGCGTCAGCATCGGGGCAGCATTCAGGCGGTTCATAAGGGTCATCATGGCAAGGGTATTGCTGGCACAGGCACCATGACCACCATGGAACTGGGCATGTACGTCCTGCTCACGGCGTTCTGCTTCGCTATTATTGTGTTTGTGATCTCTTGCGTTGTGTATGCCTCCAAATTCCGGCCAGCAATGATTGAATCCGGCTTGGATCCTCTGTCGTCGGGCAAGAGCAATGGTTCTGGTGGATCTGGGGGCTTCCGGGATGTGCGCCTAAAGGAGTCGACCACGAATGCACACGATTGGGTATGGCTGGGACGCTCCACCATCGACCGCCAGTCCATTGTGGCTGAGACCAACACGCATCTGAATCCGAGAG ATTCCCGCATGCGCATCACTAGCAATCCGATTGTCAACTACGACAATGGACGACGCGTGAGCTCCTTTGACCAACAGCCTAAGCTGCAGACGCATATCGTGCCGGCCTCAAATCTAAACAAACAGCACGCCGACCA CTATTTGGCCAACGAGCGCAAGGACAATGCCCTGGACTACAAGCCACCAGTGCCGCCGCACAGGAATGTGGGCGCCCGAGCATGCCTGCCGGTTCAGCCAGTGCCCGGTACTGGGTCTGTAAAG GATGCAGCACCCAACAAGCGCTACAGTCAGCTGTACAGACGTGAGCATCTGCAGAACAGCGATAGCAATGCCAATCAACAGCCGGCACAGCAGCCGAATCAGCAACCGCCAACAGAACGCCCTCATCCCCTGGCCAAtgcccatccacatccacatccgcaccAGCATCAGCGCAGCCATAGCCACAGCCACAATTTCAGCCAGGAGCCACTCATTAAGGCGGCGCACAACAAaatcaagcagcagcagcaacaacaacagcagcagcaacacgagGAGCTGCACAACGCCGAGAAGCTGGTGGAGTACACGAATCCGCACCAGAAGAACGCGTTTCAGTTCGATTCGCTGACACCAAAGAGAGTTACCAAAGCAGCCGCGTCATCGCCGGCAACGCCGTCCACATCATCCACATCGGCAGTCCAGGGCAAGGCTAAAG AAAACCACAGCATGGCCAGCAGCACTGGGGATGCGGCCAACTCAAATGGAACGGACGAGATTATAAGGCTGCCAGCCAGCGCCGTCAGCCAGGAGCCCACCACGAAATCGTCGCGTGTCAAGCGCGCCACCGTGGTGGGCAATCCGATGTTCTCGGCCACCGTCGATGAGTCTGCCACTCCCGGCGAGCGTCTTGGTCTGGACGATCTCGACATGGATTACGAGCAGATCATGCACTACTTTGACAACCTAAAG GAGTCAAATGCCTGA
- the LOC122623492 gene encoding transmembrane protein 132E isoform X1 — MNKMMRYCLIIALQLSLAYSVEVHFEAPDSGFFLKHARQPPVTPEIANVQTSSAVPPLRQRSTYDSVLSLDRFTVVETTQPVSIRASYGPFSTKQTVPARYIVPDTMDSQSGDYMNNATLLELQQPNMHLDISAHLVRSSVSQDAPVLRVLFHAGADPGGHLQRQKVCVLLHVAMGSEQPLKGRCMPEGEDGVCVAEVVVPLGWWPQLPAPTQDGSSQAPPKVPQRYAQVSYSVFEPPLRNPEQCEPKVQIQPLTTFAQVPLLAARTPYRMLRADDAVTFLLPQHPLYPLSRLHVPVFLHQYPDQRVAAFTVRARVKAGLKILGATASTDQWSVSVEKENPKHTTARVTAFRKEAESSVESGGNLTSEVFEVFSWLLEVAEDTNDIVDGGKIVWSVTHVYDTPKDKDSGELVIPDDNKKRLIAKLEINKDDIQAVLPMAKIWEVMNTAVLTGRQVAQAMKVFIVSQAGKGADVTLQSSCHAEDESVIKVSSSCSSVYVDGSEQRGSSNASVIVKYGTYVGVAKFIVWMPEFPLEVYISDFRLSQIKGWKVTDDNHYLHNKQSRRRKKRSYVWGQHGTNYYNNLGADKTICRARYQQSPVEVYAKFLAVDQNSGRTSYFISRRTGLRVTDLVQPLLRVADPKIASLKGRILQGKSMGRTDVQVLSPITGRVIGTKEIRVGSDKVNLSKLIVRVISGLQLTISPDNTIENGYLAETSVTHKLTAQYQEGLLDIDLEFTDGSKTPLRDIAVEDYFLLVESLDTEVVAFAPMLASHHPRVIAVGEGNGNLLRVTLLLSEECRQRRGTLSSSKQNKSNAAPLASALASIEVDFNNVDIVSKQEAIQNDGTVGRERKNYRQTGDLADIIVGIPLRDSSQLYEPTVQARQHRGSIQAVHKGHHGKGIAGTGTMTTMELGMYVLLTAFCFAIIVFVISCVVYASKFRPAMIESGLDPLSSGKSNGSGGSGGFRDVRLKESTTNAHDWVWLGRSTIDRQSIVAETNTHLNPRDSRMRITSNPIVNYDNGRRVSSFDQQPKLQTHIVPASNLNKQHADHYLANERKDNALDYKPPVPPHRNVGARACLPVQPVPGTGSVKQDAAPNKRYSQLYRREHLQNSDSNANQQPAQQPNQQPPTERPHPLANAHPHPHPHQHQRSHSHSHNFSQEPLIKAAHNKIKQQQQQQQQQQHEELHNAEKLVEYTNPHQKNAFQFDSLTPKRVTKAAASSPATPSTSSTSAVQGKAKENHSMASSTGDAANSNGTDEIIRLPASAVSQEPTTKSSRVKRATVVGNPMFSATVDESATPGERLGLDDLDMDYEQIMHYFDNLKESNA; from the exons ATGAACAAGATGATGAGATACTGCCTCATAATTGCTTTGCAGCTGTCGTTGGCAT ACTCCGTGGAGGTGCACTTCGAGGCGCCGGACAGTGGCTTCTTTCTGAAGCACGCCCGTCAACCACCTGTGACGCCGGAGATCGCCAACGTGCAAACATCCTCGGCAGTGCCGCCGCTACGGCAACGATCCACATACGATTCCGTGTTATCCCTGGACAGATTCACTGTGGTGGAGACCACGCAGCCGGTGTCCATTCGCGCTAGCTATGGACCCTTTTCCACGAAACAAACGGTGCCAGCCCGCTACATTGTGCCGGACACAATGGACAGCCAGTCGGGCGATTATATGAAC AATGCCACTCTACTGGAACTCCAGCAGCCCAACATGCACCTGGACATTTCCGCTCATTTAGTGCGCTCCAGTGTATCGCAGGATGCTCCCGTGCTTCGGGTACTATTCCATGCCGGAGCCGATCCGGGTGGTCACTTGCAGCGTCAGAAGGTCTGTGTACTCCTGCACGTAGCCATGGGTTCGGAGCAGCCGCTCAAGGGACGCTGCATGCCGGAGGGCGAGGACGGTGTCTGCGTAGCCGAAGTGGTTGTGCCCCTGGGCTGGTGGCCCCAGCTGCCCGCGCCCACACAGGATGGCAGCAGCCAGGCGCCACCCAAGGTGCCGCAGCGGTATGCCCAGGTCTCGTACAGTGTCTTTGAACCACCATTGCGGAATCCCGAGCAATGCGAGCCCAAGGTGCAGATCCAACCGCTGACCACATTCGCCCAGGTGCCTTTGTTGGCCGCCAGGACTCCCTATCGTATGTTGCGCGCCGATGATGCCGTCACATTTCTGCTGCCCCAACATCCACTGTATCCACTGTCACGTCTCCATGTGCCCGTCTTTCTCCACCAATATCCCGATCAGCGGGTGGCCGCCTTCACAGTGAGAGCTCGTGTCAAGGCGGGCTTGAAGATTTTGGGCGCCACTGCCTCCACAGACCAGTGGAGCGTCTCCGTTGAGAAGGAAAATCCCAAGCACACCACCGCCCGGGTGACCGCATTCCGCAAAGAGGCCGAATCCAGTGTGGAAAGCGGAGGTAATCTCACCAGCGAGGTGTTTGAGGTATTCTCATGGCTGCTCGAGGTGGCCGAGGACACCAATGATATTGTGGATGGTGGCAAGATTGTTTGGTCCGTGACCCATGTCTATGACACGCCAAAGGACAAGGATTCCGGCGAACTGGTTATACCCGATGACAACAAGAAGCGACTAATTGCCAAGCTGGAGATCAATAAGGATGACATTCAAGCGGTGCTGCCGATGGCCAAGATCTGGGAGGTGATGAACACGGCAGTGCTAACCGGCAGGCAGGTGGCTCAGGCCATGAAGGTGTTTATCGTTTCGCAGGCGGGCAAGGGGGCCGATGTGACGCTACAGAGCTCTTGTCATGCCGAAGACGAAAGTGTGATCAAG GTTTCCTCGTCCTGCAGTTCTGTTTATGTGGATGGCTCCGAGCAGCGAGGGTCTTCCAATGCCTCGGTCATAGTCAAGTATGGTACctatgtgggcgtggccaagttCATCGTTTGGATGCCCGAGTTCCCGCTGGAGGTTTACATATCCGATTTTCGTCTCTCCCAAATCAAGGGATGGAAAGTAACCGATGACAATCACTATCT ACACAACAAGCAGTCGCGCCGGAGAAAGAAGAGATCCTACGTTTGGGGTCAGCACGGAACCAACTACTATAACAATCTGGGAGCAGACAAGACGATTTGTCGAGCTCGCTATCAGCAAAGTCCCGTGGAGGTGTACGCCAAATTCCTGGCCGTGGATCAG AACTCTGGACGCACCAGCTACTTTATCTCACGGCGTACAGGCCTAAGAGTCACGGATCTGGTGCAGCCGCTGCTTCGTGTGGCCGATCCCAAGATCGCATCTCTGAAGGGTCGAATTCTGCAGGGCAAGTCCATGGGACGCACCGATGTGCAGGTCCTGTCGCCTATAACGGGTCGAGTAATTGGCACCAAGGAAATCCGTGTGGGCAGCGACAAGGTCAACCTTTCAAAGCTCATTGTGCGCGTCATTTCGGGCCTGCAGCTCACCATCAGCCCGGACAACACGATTGAGAACGGCTACCTGGCGGAGACTTCCGTTACCCACAAGCTGACTGCTCAGTATCAGGAGGGACTGCTTGACATCGATCTTGAGTTTACCGATGGCTCCAAAACTCCTTTGCG AGATATTGCCGTGGAGGACTACTTCCTGCTGGTGGAGAGCTTGGACACAGAGGTGGTGGCATTTGCTCCGATGCTGGCTTCCCACCATCCGCGTGTCATAGCCGTCGGCGAGGGCAATGGTAACCTGCTGCGCGTGACCCTTTTACTTTCCGAGGAGTGCCGCCAGCGACGCGGCACGTTGAGCAGCTCCAAGCAGAACAAATCGAATGCAGCACCACTGGCCAGTGCGTTGGCATCCATTGAAGTGGATTTCAACAATGTGGACATCGTGAGCAAGCAGGAGGCTATCCAAAATGATGGCACTGTGGGCAGGGAAAGAAAGAACTATAGGCAAACAGGCGATCTGGCCGATATCATTG TGGGCATCCCCTTGCGCGACTCCAGCCAGCTGTACGAGCCAACTGTCCAGGCGCGTCAGCATCGGGGCAGCATTCAGGCGGTTCATAAGGGTCATCATGGCAAGGGTATTGCTGGCACAGGCACCATGACCACCATGGAACTGGGCATGTACGTCCTGCTCACGGCGTTCTGCTTCGCTATTATTGTGTTTGTGATCTCTTGCGTTGTGTATGCCTCCAAATTCCGGCCAGCAATGATTGAATCCGGCTTGGATCCTCTGTCGTCGGGCAAGAGCAATGGTTCTGGTGGATCTGGGGGCTTCCGGGATGTGCGCCTAAAGGAGTCGACCACGAATGCACACGATTGGGTATGGCTGGGACGCTCCACCATCGACCGCCAGTCCATTGTGGCTGAGACCAACACGCATCTGAATCCGAGAG ATTCCCGCATGCGCATCACTAGCAATCCGATTGTCAACTACGACAATGGACGACGCGTGAGCTCCTTTGACCAACAGCCTAAGCTGCAGACGCATATCGTGCCGGCCTCAAATCTAAACAAACAGCACGCCGACCA CTATTTGGCCAACGAGCGCAAGGACAATGCCCTGGACTACAAGCCACCAGTGCCGCCGCACAGGAATGTGGGCGCCCGAGCATGCCTGCCGGTTCAGCCAGTGCCCGGTACTGGGTCTGTAAAG CAGGATGCAGCACCCAACAAGCGCTACAGTCAGCTGTACAGACGTGAGCATCTGCAGAACAGCGATAGCAATGCCAATCAACAGCCGGCACAGCAGCCGAATCAGCAACCGCCAACAGAACGCCCTCATCCCCTGGCCAAtgcccatccacatccacatccgcaccAGCATCAGCGCAGCCATAGCCACAGCCACAATTTCAGCCAGGAGCCACTCATTAAGGCGGCGCACAACAAaatcaagcagcagcagcaacaacaacagcagcagcaacacgagGAGCTGCACAACGCCGAGAAGCTGGTGGAGTACACGAATCCGCACCAGAAGAACGCGTTTCAGTTCGATTCGCTGACACCAAAGAGAGTTACCAAAGCAGCCGCGTCATCGCCGGCAACGCCGTCCACATCATCCACATCGGCAGTCCAGGGCAAGGCTAAAG AAAACCACAGCATGGCCAGCAGCACTGGGGATGCGGCCAACTCAAATGGAACGGACGAGATTATAAGGCTGCCAGCCAGCGCCGTCAGCCAGGAGCCCACCACGAAATCGTCGCGTGTCAAGCGCGCCACCGTGGTGGGCAATCCGATGTTCTCGGCCACCGTCGATGAGTCTGCCACTCCCGGCGAGCGTCTTGGTCTGGACGATCTCGACATGGATTACGAGCAGATCATGCACTACTTTGACAACCTAAAG GAGTCAAATGCCTGA